From a single Erpetoichthys calabaricus chromosome 1, fErpCal1.3, whole genome shotgun sequence genomic region:
- the arid5a gene encoding AT-rich interactive domain-containing protein 5A — MASIQSCRSRRKPSQTDSSEGDSAAENDETLLQGNSEAEFSDQAEGTDVKKVAGQSEMKDQEEKTFMANLYTFMKERSTPIERIPHLGFKQINLWSIYKAVEKMGGYDSVTARRLWKNVYDELGGSPGSTSAATCTRRHYEKLVLPYERWLRGEEDKPLPPTKPRKYQTTPKEVKGMKTEVKKKKDQQEKNYKASDGDKMQEIKEDHPRCEYRICLHSSHGSAQLKTQDSLGSNGSHNQKEMEDATNVRLHDECESSLKNKHTGICPLPAGSQDCLSGISYPSSQPIKSLVSSFQSKSSHGAGISPLVKKKLAAQASSASTFNSLQEEAVEKGADSQRLCSSPEDDSGRPSVIHHTQLPEHPRPTDSSRTSEDGSPIPASSPSLSSCSTSEDSFSQPEDNKITPERSRPSAYIGSFTSVPFANGVYKPLSHYPSKEHPSYLQLPKTYLDDTSYKTAGSRTCAQSDSGSLISREQATDMSLPRNAWSRGGKEQHRIPSPKCNHHAASSSTCSPKACWVPPMPLSSFTKVKPKAGEATAYSFLSGGAISHQGFKLHEMQKRALEDPDPAATYTKKFKVVPPLPKNSVNMKDKLEPGIVKPFATHKLVQPQASLALPALLPCYDQARPMASTYSLEQLKNFSLLSPPPNPYVYPSLPAHLALPASASQLPESVYHYIGATPFVPQYEASRRSRLYSIPLCFSQAGYALPSLHQMYPNTKLS; from the exons ggAAATTCAGAGGCTGAATTTTCAGACCAAGCAGAAGGTACTGATGTGAAAAAGGTAGCAGGGCAGTCAGAGATGAAGGACCAGGAGGAGAAAACCTTTATGGCTAACCTCTACACGTTCATGAAGGAGAGAAGTACACCTATAGAAAGGATCCCTCACCTGGGCTTTAAACAAA TCAACCTCTGGAGTATATACAAGGCAGTAGAGAAGATGGGCGGCTACGACTCA GTAACTGCCCGTCGCTTGTGGAAGAATGTGTATGATGAGCTAGGAGGAAGTCCGGGAAGTACCAGTGCAGCGACATGCACACGCCGCCACTATGAAAA GCTGGTTTTGCCATATGAACGCTGGCTGAGGGGTGAAGAGGACAAACCTCTGCCTCCCACTAAACCCCGCAAGTACCAGACCACACCCAAAGAGGTAAAGGGTATGAAGacagaggtgaaaaagaagaaGGACCAGCAAGAGAAGAATTACAAAGCCAGTGATGGTGATAAG ATGCAAGAGATAAAGGAAGATCACCCAAGGTGTGAATATAGGATATGCTTGCATAGTTCCCATGGGTCAGCTCAGCTGAAAACACAGGATAGTCTTGGTTCTAATGGATCACACAACCAGAAAGAGATGGAGGATGCAACAAATGTGAGACTTCATGATGAATGTGAAAGTTCACTCAAGAATAAACATACAGGCATTTGTCCACTTCCTGCAGGCTCTCAGGATTGCCTGTCAGGCATTTCCTACCCAAGCTCACAGCCAATCAAAAGTTTAGTGTCCAGCTTCCAATCTAAATCCAGCCATGGAGCAGGAATTTCACCTCTTGTGAAGAAGAAGCTTGCAGCCCAAGCAAGTAGTGCCAGCACCTTTAATTCCCTGCAGGAGGAAGCTGTGGAAAAGGGGGCTGACAGCCAGCGATTGTGTTCTAGCCCAGAGGATGACTCTGGGAGGCCATCTGTTATTCACCACACTCAACTTCCAGAGCATCCCAGGCCAACTGACTCCAGCCGGACCTCAGAAGATGGATCGCCGATACCTGCTTCCTCACCAAGTTTGTCATCGTGTTCTACCTCGGAGGATTCCTTTTCTCAGCCAGAGGATAACAAGATAACACCAGAAAGATCTCGCCCGTCAGCATACATTGGTAGTTTTACATCAGTGCCATTTGCTAATGGTGTGTACAAACCCCTAAGTCATTATCCGAGTAAAGAACATCCCAGCTACCTACAGCTCCCAAAGACCTATCTGGATGATACATCTTACAAGACTGCAGGTAGCAGGACCTGTGCACAGTCAGACTCAGGTTCTCTTATCTCACGAGAGCAAGCAACAGACATGTCCTTGCCCCGAAATGCCTGGAGTAGAGGCGGGAAAGAGCAACACAGGATACCCTCACCCAAATGTAACCATCATGCAGCTTCTTCTTCAACTTGTAGTCCTAAAGCTTGCTGGGTACCTCCAATGCCTCTGTCCAGTTTCACCAAGGTGAAACCAAAAGCTGGTGAAGCCACTGCCTATAGCTTTCTGTCAGGAGGTGCAATATCTCATCAGGGCTTCAAACTACATGAAATGCAGAAACGAGCTTTGGAGGATCCAGACCCTGCCGCAACATATACAAAAAAGTTTAAAGTAGTGCCTCCTTTGCCGAAAAACTCTGTAAACATGAAGGACAAATTAGAACCTGGAATTGTTAAGCCATTTGCCACTCACAAACTGGTGCAGCCGCAGGCCAGCCTTGCCcttccagctctgcttccttGCTATGACCAGGCTAGACCCATGGCCTCAACTTACTCACTGGAGCAACTGAAAAACTTCTCTTTGCTGTCTCCTCCTCCCAACCCTTATGTGTACCCTTCACTGCCAGCCCATCTGGCCCTACCTGCTTCTGCATCTCAGCTCCCAGAGTCAGTCTACCACTACATTGGAGCCACTCCATTCGTCCCCCAGTATGAAGCCAGCCGCCGTTCCCGTCTCTACTCCATCCCCCTTTGCTTTTCTCAAGCAGGTTATGCTTTACCTAGTTTGCACCAGATGTACCCAAACACTAAACTATCCTAA